GAATATTTTCCGCAAGCAGTCGATTCGGGTTCTCACGAACCCCGAAAACCACATTGGACAAACTCGATTGCAAAGTCGCATCGAGCATGAAAGGCCCCGACGCATCCGAAGAAATTTTCGCCGTTCCTGGCGATTTGCGGGCGCGATTGTCCCGAACCAAAGCAGCATCCATGTCACACTCCGGTGAAAGATTAGAACTGGTAAAGACCTCCAAACATATAAAACCTAACGGTCAAACCGGAGCAAACATGAAGGGAAATATGGGCCAGGAAAGAAAGCGACAAGAAAACAAAGATATCAGTTGATTTTTGAAATGAAACACGTTTTAATAGCCGGTCCCTCGGTACCCATAAGGAAAAATGCCAGCGTAGCTCAGGGGTAGAGCAACTGATTCGTAATCAGTAGGTCCGCGGTTCAAATCCGCGCGTTGGCTCCATTTTTTCAAGGTGTTACGATTTCAATCGTGACACCTTTTTGTTTTTGTAGACACAATATAGACAGCTAGTTTCAATTAAGAAAGCCAAAAATGAAGCCACCTTTAATGAGTCCTGAGCTGCATAAGCAGTTTGCTAAAATTGCTGGCAAATTTTCTCCGTCTCTCCAGAATGCCTTGCTAGACATTGGTCCATTAAACATTCCTGACCGTAGAAAAGGGGGCGTAGCTCAATTTCTTTCTAGGGCTGTCGTGGGTCAACAACTTTCCGCGAGGGCCTCGACTTGTATTTGGCTCCGTATTGAGGCGGCAGTCCGTGAAAACCAGAACCAGATACCAAACTTCTTTTGCGAGGATAACTTTAGGTCCATACAAAAATGCGGGGTATCCAGAAATAAAATAAAAACCCTTATTCACATAAGAAACGCCCATGAGAAGAATCAGCTATCTGATGCTTTTTTCAAGAGATTGGATACCGAAGCTCGCTCGGCACACCTGACAAAAATTTGGGGTGTCGGGCCATGGACGGCAGAAATGACTTCATTATTTTATTTCCAGGATTTAAATATTTGGCCTGAAGGGGATATTGCCGTACAAAAGACATTTAAGAAGTTTATAGGTGAATCAGGAGAAGTGACAGCAAAGGAAGGAGCAGGTTTGTTTTCCCCATATCGATCATTTTTGGCTCTTTATATGTGGCGCATTGTGGATGGTGAGCTATAGATCCTCAGTCATTTAAAATATGTTAAAATTATTTATGTATCGAAGACTAAATGTTTCTATTATTTATGATCGCAGTAATTATCATTAATCTATGAATTGGAACAAATTTAAATTTATTGATTTATTTGCAGGGATCGGAGGAATTCGAATCCCATTTGATCGACTTGGTGGGACGTGTGTGTTTACCTCTGAATGGGACAAGTACGCCCAACAAATGTATTTTGAGAACTTTGGGGATAAGCCTAACGGTGACATTACCCAAATTTATGAAGATAATATTCCTGAGCATGATGTTTTACTTGCAGGATTTCCTTGTCAACCATTTTCGATTATGGGCGAAGGACAAGGTTTTGCTGATACGAGGGGGACTCTTTTTTTTGATATTGAAAGAATCATTAAGGCAAAAAAACCCAAGGCGTTTTTATTAGAAAATGTCAAGCAACTAGTTGGGCATGATGGAGGCCGTACTTTTAAAGTTATTATGGAAAGATTACGCGCCCAAGGTTATACCGTTTACTCAAAGGTCCTCAATGCTTTGAATTTTGGAGTGCCACAAAAGCGAGAACGCATAATTATTGTAGGATTCCGAGAAAAAATAGATTTTACATGGCCAAAAGGGACTCATAATTATCCACCGCTCGCAAATATTTTGGAAGAGGATTCCATGGTTGACCCCTCGCTTTTTGCTTCCAAAAAAATTCAACAAAGCCGCATTGATCTTTGCAAAAATATTCCTGACTATCCTTCGATTTGGCACCAAAATAAATCTGGAAATATTTCAGCACTGCCTTATTCCTGTGCTTTGCGTGCTGGTGCATCTTATAGCTACTTACTGGTAAATGGGCGGCGGCGGCTCTCAGCTAGAGAAATGCTTCGCCTACAGGGATTCCCAGATAGCTTCAAAATTGTTGTTAGCTACACCCAACTCAGAAAACAAGCTGGAAACTCCGTAACGGTTCCTTTGATTCAAGCTGTAGCAG
This window of the Candidatus Nitrohelix vancouverensis genome carries:
- a CDS encoding DNA cytosine methyltransferase, which gives rise to MNWNKFKFIDLFAGIGGIRIPFDRLGGTCVFTSEWDKYAQQMYFENFGDKPNGDITQIYEDNIPEHDVLLAGFPCQPFSIMGEGQGFADTRGTLFFDIERIIKAKKPKAFLLENVKQLVGHDGGRTFKVIMERLRAQGYTVYSKVLNALNFGVPQKRERIIIVGFREKIDFTWPKGTHNYPPLANILEEDSMVDPSLFASKKIQQSRIDLCKNIPDYPSIWHQNKSGNISALPYSCALRAGASYSYLLVNGRRRLSAREMLRLQGFPDSFKIVVSYTQLRKQAGNSVTVPLIQAVAENMIEALRTRAPKRHNQEQMILIWEEGRISA
- a CDS encoding DNA-3-methyladenine glycosylase 2 family protein, whose product is MKPPLMSPELHKQFAKIAGKFSPSLQNALLDIGPLNIPDRRKGGVAQFLSRAVVGQQLSARASTCIWLRIEAAVRENQNQIPNFFCEDNFRSIQKCGVSRNKIKTLIHIRNAHEKNQLSDAFFKRLDTEARSAHLTKIWGVGPWTAEMTSLFYFQDLNIWPEGDIAVQKTFKKFIGESGEVTAKEGAGLFSPYRSFLALYMWRIVDGEL